The stretch of DNA agtcgcaactaccacaaTAAAAAGGTAACCCccccagacaggtgttcaaatgaacaccccaaaatacaggaaatcaggCCCAAGGGTAGACAGAGTAACAGAAATCCCTCGCAGCTTTTCAATAGCTTGATATGAAGTAAGAAGTCCTTTAACCTGAAATATGAATTCCTTTTCTAAAGTGCTTTCTGGGGGACGTGGCACTCACCTTTCCACACGTTTTAGGTCACGCAATTGTGGACGACATCTTGTTCGGTACGCTTTGGGGCAGTATATTGGCCACAGATGGTGCTCACCTGGGAAGCGGGCTCGGTCGCTTCGGGGTGGAGACCTGTCGTGAGGCAATTCAATCCAAAATAATTTGGTTTCATCAGAGCTCCGCATGGGCTTATTTTAGGAACTCCAAGGAAAAGATTTTACTTACACGCTGGCGCATATTTGGCTGCAAGCAAAAGACACGAAAAAGTTAGTCGCCAGCGACTGAAAAAGTAAACGTCCCTCACCTTTTCTGCATTTGTAGGCGATGGCGGCGGCGACGATCACGACGGCCACGAGGACCGCCAACAGTACGGCAATGGCCAGCACCATCTTCCTCCTTTCTTCGTTTTCACAAAGCGACGGACATCACGTGTGTTTCGAacgaggacggacggacggacggaggcgTGCGGCTCACCTTCGATGCGCTCGTTGCTGAGGAGGACCCTGTCGTCCAGCGGGACGACGATGTCCTCCGGGACGCCGGCCAGCTGGAAGACGCACTCGTATCGGGCGCTGGGGTCCGCCACTTTGAGGTGGGCGGCGACCTGGAATGTCCCGTCGTGGTTGGGCAGGGTCTCTTCCCTCACCACGCCCTTGGAGAGTTTCCGGCCGTCCTTCGTCCAGAACAAGAGGGCGTCCCTGGGGTAGAAACCCGTGGCGTGGCAGGTCACCGGCGACCCCGACGTCTTCTGCAGCAGGGACAGGCGCGGAAGCTCTGCCGTGCGggcgagggggagggggagggccGAAGAAGAGGGGAGGAAAAAGTTGGGGTCGGAAAGAACGTCGATTGGCTAAGATTCTACTACCTGTTCTCACGAGGAAGTCCTTCCCGTTGCTCACATGCGCCTTCAAGTAGTGTGGACAAATTTCCTCGTAGTAAAACTTATCATGTTGAAGATAATATTCTTCCCATTGGTGTTTGGTGACGAGCGCATGCGGCTTGAGCGCGAGCCATCTCCCTTCCTTCAAGTCTAACGATAGAAAGTCTTCTCCGTTGTAAGCGTAGTGTTGCCAACCGTCAACCCTGCCGGTCTCGTCGTCCCATTCGCAGCCAGACATTCGCTGAAATGTGTGAACGCCTGAGAGAATGGCACGGAAATAAGGCGACGTCTTCTCATAAAAGGGGAGCGGCGCCTGAATGGCCGCAAAAACGCTCCAAAGCAGGATGGCAACTCACCTCCGCTTCGGTTGAAGCGCTCATTAGCAATTTCAAAGTCGACTTTGACGGCCTGCTGATTGTCAATACACATCTCTGTTTTCTTCCTCCAGTAGTGTGGATCCTGGGCTGTGATCTTGTTCACCCAATCCTGTTTGGGACTAAATTTCCTGCTCTCGCTATCGTAGCGAGCGATCGGCACGCCGTCAACGTAAATGATGCTGAAGTATTCTGGGAAGTTTGGAATTTGAGACGACGCTGTGTGGATATGCTGCAGCGTGTGGACCactaaagaaaaagcaaaaacatttcTTGATCTAAATGCCCAAATCTTGTCCTCATCCCATTTTAAAAACTGGGCACTTTTGACCGAGTTGACGCTCATTTTTCCGCCTTTCATGTGAAAAACGGACATCATTTGACAAGCAGATATTTGGGAAATGCAAAATACCAACTTTTCCCACCAGAATAGAGTCAATATGAGgacgtggctgccattgacggcaccagACGTCCGATTCCTTGAAACTGCTAGAAAATCCCACAGACACCCAAGTGATTTCTTTTGACGACTTCTATCTTTTGAAAAGGTCTTTGAATACAAACCCCGTCCCCCGCCAAAAGACAACATTGGAGCTCTGCTGTGATACCCCGTCTGTCCGGAAATCTTGAGGGAGCATTTTAAAGTGCGTCACAGTATTTGAAGACGACAAAATATCGGAGAAAATGGACTTACCGGTCTGGACGCTTTGAATGTGGACagccacaaaaaataaaactgccaTCTCCAGCATCTTGAACCATGTTTTTTACTCAATTTTGAAACCGACGTCGAGTCTCAAATGAGAAACAAGTTTGACACGCTTCCGTGACTTGAGTTCAATAAAGTCGCATTGCTTTAATTTTTGCTAGAACGCCTCACCTCGTTACGCGAGGACGAGTGGGTGGGGCGCCCCTGGAGAAACCTGAaagatttctttcttttctgaaCGCCTTATcctcgctgggggtgctggagcctatcccagctcaaaAAATGGAATTATTGGCACTTATTAGTTGAATTACATTATTAatcatcattgtattttttccctattttgaaaaataatcattcatgctgactttgggggaaaggcagactacaccttcgactggtcgccagtcagccgtcgagcacacagagagaccgaCGCCCATTCGCACTCACCATCAGGCGGCTCAATATTATATAGTACGTAATATTAAATTAGGCGTTCTGGGACTCACGGAATgccaatgaatgagtgaatgtgcTTTGCTCCTCGCCAGCAAGCAGTCAAGGTTCCGGAAACCAGTCCTACTTTTTGCatcggtgaatcgtaatataacataaacaaatttaaatgaacttggattacgatgcagacactgaaaaataagtttcatctaaccttacactaaacttaattctaattttgttttacatttttataccattcttccagcggggttggctctgtttgccccgcctccaacctgacttttagtatcgatgggctgtttgctcttgtattgccttcaaaatattccgaaaatgatgcacataaatgtcctcacaataggataacgcacgaccacttgccaacgagaagtagtcttgaattagcgatcgctccgccaacggaagctaacaggctaaggggggaaaaacactgaaaaaaatgtaaagctctgcccagtgctcgtagatatctgttatatatgaaagagatgcggcaaaaaagactacaatgataatcagcctctcatgtcttggccacctggctttctcgtatctcgaaatttttctcatatctagagataatgatttgctcgaaattttactcgtatctcgaaatgctcgtatgtcgaggtaagACTGTAAAGGGTGAAGTGGCGCCACCTGGTggacatattttcaaacatacacaatctttttttttttaggtaagtgcgctttaattgtcattttagCCTTATGAAAATATCCACATGTCGAAAtattaatcaaaacatttaatgtttaCGTTCACgtttattttctcaattttgaagcTGACGTCAAGTCTCAAATGAGAAACAAGTTTGACAAGCTTCCGTGGCTTGAGTTCAATAAAGTCGCATTGTTTTCACTTCGCCAGAATGCCTCGCCTTGTTACGTGAGGACGAGTTGGCGTGGCGCCCTTAGAGTAACCTGAaagatttctttcttttctgaaCGCTTTATCCTCGTCAGTGGACATGTTTTCAAACGTACACTCATTTTTTTAGGTAAGTGTGCTTTAATCGTCATTTTAGCCCCATGAAAATATCCACATCAAATAATTAATCAAAACATCTCATGTTTAGTTgtgcaaaaacacaaattacaGGCAGGTGTTTTGAAAAGCAAGGCAAAAAGAGTAACAGAATTCCCTCACAGCTTGATATCAAGTGTTACGAATCCCCCTGGTGGTAAGATGTACCAGGGAGTCGCGACTACCACAAAAAAGGTTACCCCCCccccagacaggtgttcaaatgaacaccccaaaatacaggaaatcaggCCCAAGGGTAGACAGAGTAACAGAAATCCCTCGAAGCTTTTCAATAGCTTGATATGAAGTAAGAAGTCCTTTAACATAGAATagaaattccttttctgaagtgCTTTCTGGGGGACGCCCCGTTCACCTTTCCACGCGTTTCAGGTCACGCAATGGGGGACGACATTTCGTTTGAGTACGCTTTGGGGCAGTATATTGGCCTCGGGAGTGCTCTCCTGGGAACCGAGCTCGGTTGCTTCGGCGTGGCGGCCTGTCGTGAGGGAATTCAATCCAAAATAATTTGGTTTCATCAGAGTTCCGCCTGGGCTTATTTTAGGAACTCTAAGGAAAAGCTTTTACTTACCAGCTGGCGCATATTTGGCTGCAAGCAAAAGACACGAAAAAGTTAGTCGCCAGCGACTGAAAAAGTAAACGTCCCTCACCTTTTCTGCATTTGTAGGCGATGGCGGCGGCGACGATCACGATGGCCGCAACGAGGACCGCCAATGGTACGGCAAAGGCCAGCACCATCTTCCTCCTTTCTTCCGCTTCACAAAGCAACGGACGTCACGTGTGTTTCGGacgaggacggacggacggatggacggagggAGGCGTGCGGCTCACCTTCGATGCGCTCGTTGCTCAAGAGGACGCGGTCGTCCAGCGGGACGACGATGTCTTCCGGGACGCCGGCCAGCTGGAAGACGCACTCATATCGGGCGCTGGGGTCCGCCGCTTTGAGGTGGGCGGCGACCTGGAAGGTCCCGTCGTGGTTGGGCAGGGTCTCTTCCCTCACCACGCCCTTGGAGATTTTCCGGCCGTCCTTCGTCCAGAACAAGAGGGCGTCCCTGGGGTAGAAACCCGTGGCGTGGCAGGTCACCGGCGACCACGACTTCTTCTGCAGCAAGGACAGGCGCGGAAGCACTGCCGTGCGAgcgagggggagggggagggccGAAGAAGAGGGGAGGAAAAAGTTGGGGTCGGAAAGAACGTCGATTGGCTAAGATTGGACTACCTGTTCTCATGAGGAAGTCCTTCCCGTTGCTCACATGCGCCTTCAAGTAGTCTGGACAAGTTTCCATGTAGTaatacttttcattttgaagATCAA from Stigmatopora argus isolate UIUO_Sarg chromosome 21, RoL_Sarg_1.0, whole genome shotgun sequence encodes:
- the LOC144067484 gene encoding H-2 class I histocompatibility antigen, K-Q alpha chain-like, which encodes MLEMAVLFFVAVHIQSVQTVVHTLQHIHTASSQIPNFPEYFSIIYVDGVPIARYDSESRKFSPKQDWVNKITAQDPHYWRKKTEMCIDNQQAVKVDFEIANERFNRSGGVHTFQRMSGCEWDDETGRVDGWQHYAYNGEDFLSLDLKEGRWLALKPHALVTKHQWEEYYLQHDKFYYEEICPHYLKAHVSNGKDFLVRTELPRLSLLQKTSGSPVTCHATGFYPRDALLFWTKDGRKLSKGVVREETLPNHDGTFQVAAHLKVADPSARYECVFQLAGVPEDIVVPLDDRVLLSNERIEERRKMVLAIAVLLAVLVAVVIVAAAIAYKCRKGEGRLLFQSLATNFFVSFACSQICASV